In Candidatus Hydrogenedentota bacterium, a single genomic region encodes these proteins:
- a CDS encoding DUF3883 domain-containing protein: AVDGRLPPSRHIEVKGRAKGSSTITVTRNEILYGLNQQDKFMLAIVLDDGEQHEGPFYVTKPFTQEPDWAVTSINLDLDQLLARAKQPN; this comes from the coding sequence AGCAGTAGACGGTAGGTTGCCACCATCACGGCACATCGAAGTAAAGGGCCGCGCAAAAGGTAGTAGCACCATCACCGTTACCCGCAACGAAATCCTTTATGGATTGAACCAGCAAGACAAATTCATGCTGGCCATCGTGCTCGACGACGGTGAGCAGCATGAAGGGCCGTTCTACGTGACCAAACCGTTCACGCAAGAACCGGATTGGGCGGTCACCAGTATCAACCTAGATCTCGACCAGCTACTCGCACGTGCGAAGCAACCAAATTAA